The Thalassomonas actiniarum genome contains the following window.
TGCGCAAAATCTGGGCACGGCCTACCCGGTTTCCGGTAAGCGAATCGTTAACTACCTGAAAGAGTTTGATTGATAAATAGCCGGCGATAATTGACACTTGCCGCTTGGCTAAGTATAACTATATGGTATTAAATACTTATTTATTGTGTTGGAGCATTCATGGTTACTTTCGATGATAAGCGTAATTTCTATCGTATGATGTTAAATTCAGAGGTTACGATCACCATCATAGATGATGAGGCCAATCGTCAAATGACTGCCACCTGCCGGGATATGAGCGCCGAGGGCATGGCAATAGAAATGGACTATCCGCTGGATATAGGCACCCGGGTCAGGGTAAAGGTAGAGTCCTCTACCCAGAGTATTCAATCCCTGGATGCCAAGGGCAGAGTGATCCGCGTTAAAGAAGAAAGCGCCGACTGCTACCTGGTTGGCATCAAGATTGACGACATGGATTAGCGATTCGGCATTTAACGCTTAAGCCGACAGCTAATCTCGTGATTCCCCGTAGTTAAGATACGGGGAATGCCTGTTAATCCACCTGGCACACCAGGCCCTTAAGGTAGTAACCTTCCGGATAATTTGACGCTACCGGGTGATCCGCTGCCTGGTGCAATCTTTCCACGTAGTAAAGATTTTTTCCCGCATCCAATGCCGCATCCGCGACTACCTTGTTAAAGAGGTTGCTTTCCATTAATCCCGAGCAGGAAAAAGTTAATAAGATGCCTTTAGGTTTAAGCAACTGCATCGCCAG
Protein-coding sequences here:
- a CDS encoding PilZ domain-containing protein encodes the protein MVTFDDKRNFYRMMLNSEVTITIIDDEANRQMTATCRDMSAEGMAIEMDYPLDIGTRVRVKVESSTQSIQSLDAKGRVIRVKEESADCYLVGIKIDDMD